In Pseudomonas sp. MM213, a genomic segment contains:
- a CDS encoding retropepsin-like aspartic protease family protein: MTPQTPGKRAGRVFMVLAWCAALFLATRFFGQWEERQQNPNVVVSSEQGEGFIEVKLASNTQGHFVASGQINGQSVDFMLDTGATDVAIPAEMAERLKLEQGFGVTLSTANGRTEGYRTRVDRLQLGDIVLRDVRAIVVPGLDGKQVLLGMSALNKLEFTQRGGTMLLRQTTNR; this comes from the coding sequence ATGACGCCGCAAACACCTGGAAAACGCGCCGGTCGGGTGTTCATGGTGCTGGCCTGGTGCGCAGCGCTATTTCTGGCGACACGGTTTTTCGGCCAATGGGAGGAGCGGCAGCAAAATCCCAACGTCGTCGTCAGCTCGGAACAGGGCGAAGGTTTTATCGAAGTGAAACTGGCCAGCAACACCCAGGGGCACTTCGTCGCCAGCGGCCAGATCAACGGCCAGTCGGTGGATTTCATGCTGGATACCGGGGCGACCGATGTGGCGATCCCGGCAGAAATGGCCGAACGGCTGAAACTTGAACAAGGCTTCGGGGTGACCCTGAGCACCGCCAACGGTCGCACCGAGGGTTATCGAACCCGTGTCGACCGGCTGCAACTGGGCGACATTGTGCTGCGTGATGTGCGCGCCATCGTCGTGCCAGGCCTGGATGGCAAGCAAGTGCTGCTCGGTATGAGCGCGCTGAACAAACTTGAATTTACCCAGCGCGGTGGCACCATGCTGCTGCGCCAGACAACGAACCGATGA